A window from Fibrobacter sp. UWB11 encodes these proteins:
- a CDS encoding endo-1,4-beta-xylanase, translating into MILKNKKALAIAATFAMAFSMPSLAQLNNGDMEYGDGGWYLWNNPDGPAKVESQIAVQGLGVDGSQGAKVVVKDLPNPWWGLQLQPPKWLADSGFYKLTFKAKGNMPINSVVQGGPPDYRQKESASFDLTDKWQTYEMIFLADQKGYGLNNITFQIGLKKGWIQLDDVEVEKMDEMSDPAWYEAADSRIDSLRKADFVVKANPGEKVHVKLLRHSFPFGTALALYDTKDSTENWYRNAAKKYFWHGVSENQFKWPEYEPKKGKIKREEMKEYTDFTAQNHWKLRGHALMWSHQGYGFDKHYSNKGSCEEMAEKLKARIYRDLKEYKGKITEYDVWNEPIHESWTFNKCGWEVLDSAFVWAHKADPSAILYINDYNVVAAGETDRYYGLIKGMLDRKVPVMGIGVQCHFGLRPVIPGLIKARLDKLASLGLPIKVTEFDVGDWQAGMNDTEEVQAEKFETFLRTAFSHPAVNGIVFWGFWDNRHWVKNGGMIASDGREKPAAKRVYDLWHKVWTTDLYATADENGEAKFRGFKGYYQVNAGDKKYQITVK; encoded by the coding sequence ATGATTTTAAAGAATAAGAAAGCACTTGCAATTGCCGCAACGTTCGCCATGGCATTCTCGATGCCGTCGCTAGCTCAATTGAATAACGGTGACATGGAATACGGCGATGGCGGCTGGTATCTGTGGAATAATCCCGATGGTCCAGCTAAAGTTGAATCGCAAATTGCAGTGCAGGGGCTTGGCGTTGACGGTTCCCAGGGCGCAAAGGTCGTGGTGAAGGATCTGCCGAATCCGTGGTGGGGTTTGCAGCTCCAGCCGCCTAAATGGCTTGCCGATTCCGGTTTTTACAAGCTCACGTTCAAGGCTAAGGGCAATATGCCCATTAATTCCGTAGTGCAGGGTGGCCCTCCAGACTACCGCCAAAAAGAAAGCGCCTCTTTTGACTTGACGGACAAATGGCAGACTTATGAAATGATTTTCCTTGCCGACCAGAAGGGCTATGGTCTCAATAACATTACATTCCAGATTGGCCTCAAAAAAGGCTGGATTCAGCTCGACGATGTTGAAGTCGAAAAAATGGATGAAATGTCGGACCCGGCTTGGTACGAAGCCGCAGACTCCCGCATCGATAGCTTGCGCAAAGCGGATTTCGTTGTTAAGGCAAATCCTGGCGAAAAGGTCCACGTGAAGCTCTTGCGCCATTCATTCCCGTTCGGTACGGCGCTCGCGCTTTACGATACCAAGGACAGCACCGAAAATTGGTACAGAAATGCTGCCAAGAAGTACTTCTGGCATGGCGTTTCTGAAAACCAGTTCAAGTGGCCGGAATACGAACCGAAAAAGGGCAAAATCAAACGTGAAGAAATGAAGGAATACACGGATTTCACGGCCCAAAATCATTGGAAACTCCGCGGTCATGCACTCATGTGGAGCCATCAAGGCTACGGCTTCGACAAGCATTACAGCAATAAGGGTAGCTGTGAAGAAATGGCCGAAAAGCTTAAGGCTCGTATCTATCGCGACCTCAAGGAATACAAGGGTAAGATTACGGAATACGACGTTTGGAACGAACCAATTCACGAATCCTGGACATTCAACAAATGCGGTTGGGAAGTTCTTGACAGCGCTTTCGTTTGGGCACACAAGGCTGACCCGAGTGCAATTCTTTACATCAACGACTATAATGTTGTTGCTGCGGGCGAAACAGACCGTTATTATGGCTTGATCAAAGGAATGCTCGATCGCAAGGTGCCTGTGATGGGCATTGGCGTGCAGTGCCATTTTGGTCTCCGTCCGGTGATTCCGGGACTTATCAAGGCTCGTCTCGACAAGCTTGCATCTCTCGGCCTCCCGATCAAGGTTACGGAATTCGACGTGGGCGACTGGCAAGCCGGTATGAACGATACCGAAGAAGTTCAGGCCGAAAAGTTCGAAACATTCCTCCGTACTGCATTTAGCCACCCGGCTGTGAACGGCATCGTGTTCTGGGGTTTCTGGGACAACCGTCATTGGGTCAAGAACGGTGGCATGATTGCTTCTGACGGTCGTGAAAAGCCCGCTGCAAAGCGCGTATACGACTTGTGGCACAAGGTTTGGACAACAGACCTCTACGCTACCGCTGACGAAAATGGCGAAGCCAAGTTCCGTGGCTTCAAGGGTTACTACCAAGTCAACGCTGGCGATAAGAAGTATCAGATTACAGTGAAGTAA
- a CDS encoding thrombospondin type 3 repeat-containing protein has protein sequence MGGFEMASSNKPASIEGYIVDENGNRKQLTKSPSNTVLGYVGYGILDYLEAGLNVNVHYDGDAGGTRLKGLGFGDLGLMVKAQLPNQSLRDLFNIAAAIEFFLPTGTNEKGLRPRHIWYIHKDDLTHSYSSADYSIAGTLYLTMNIHRNLNWNNYAGVLRNLEHGENIFIWGTGFNLFPYEWVSLVLEMSGETRIRSKDILRGFMNDQLRFSPGLKVRLPKFTTLSINADLGMDLFRKRKIGRGHAITVKNKGHHYSYTVPGSPPIAASIKFSRTFDLSGRIEDYKQRMEACPKSGLSLKERKYRCAPDQDNDGIADDLDQCPDTPAEVLIDDKGCPFDNDGDGVPDYKDNCPETKQGYPVDEFGCIRDNDNDGVPNELDKCPHSNPNDEINEFGCILDTDEDGIPNALDSCPNTPAGLQVNKYGCFLDRDKDGVPDEWDKCPNSFEKEIVNMYGCPIDSDEDGVPDYRDRCENTEKGTKVDSLGCRLDFDHDGVYNEDDKCPDTPENAPVDNEGCPIDSDRDGIFDYLDNCPNTLDGTEVDMNGCPIREKQNLDKIARRIQFHKGTDKPLNSSYTAFSDVVSIMRHNKRIALEIQCSVKQGEAMVPQSLSDARATVIYDFLVGKGIKEERLKATGYGLNLPTNVRGHSKLNPVGVRLIPHNFVKE, from the coding sequence ATGGGTGGATTCGAAATGGCGAGCAGTAACAAGCCCGCCAGTATCGAAGGTTATATTGTCGATGAAAACGGCAATCGAAAGCAACTTACCAAGTCCCCTTCAAATACGGTTTTGGGCTACGTCGGTTACGGTATACTTGATTATCTAGAAGCTGGACTCAATGTGAATGTCCATTACGACGGAGATGCCGGTGGAACGAGACTCAAGGGATTGGGTTTTGGCGACCTCGGACTCATGGTCAAGGCTCAACTTCCGAATCAGTCTTTAAGAGACCTTTTTAATATCGCGGCTGCGATTGAATTTTTCCTTCCGACCGGAACAAACGAGAAAGGACTTCGCCCGAGGCACATCTGGTACATCCATAAAGACGACCTCACGCATTCTTATTCATCGGCAGATTACTCCATTGCCGGAACGCTTTATTTAACCATGAACATTCACAGGAACCTAAACTGGAACAACTACGCAGGGGTTTTGAGGAATCTCGAACACGGAGAAAACATTTTTATCTGGGGTACTGGATTTAACCTTTTCCCCTACGAATGGGTTTCGCTTGTTTTGGAAATGTCTGGAGAAACACGGATTCGCTCCAAGGATATTTTGCGCGGATTCATGAACGATCAATTGAGGTTTTCTCCAGGTTTAAAAGTGAGGTTGCCTAAGTTCACAACGCTTTCCATTAACGCAGACCTTGGCATGGACCTTTTTAGAAAGCGCAAAATTGGGCGTGGACACGCCATCACTGTTAAAAATAAAGGACATCATTATTCTTACACGGTTCCTGGAAGCCCTCCAATTGCAGCGTCCATCAAGTTTAGCCGAACTTTCGACCTCAGTGGCAGGATTGAGGATTACAAGCAACGTATGGAAGCCTGCCCCAAGTCTGGCCTGTCATTAAAAGAAAGAAAATACCGCTGCGCGCCGGACCAAGACAATGACGGCATTGCAGATGATTTGGACCAGTGCCCTGACACACCAGCCGAAGTACTTATCGATGATAAAGGTTGCCCGTTCGACAACGATGGCGATGGCGTACCGGACTACAAGGATAACTGCCCAGAAACAAAGCAAGGATATCCGGTCGATGAATTTGGTTGTATTCGCGACAACGATAATGACGGTGTTCCGAATGAACTGGATAAATGCCCGCACTCGAATCCAAACGATGAAATCAATGAATTTGGATGTATCCTTGATACAGACGAAGATGGTATTCCGAACGCACTCGATTCTTGCCCCAACACTCCGGCCGGGCTCCAAGTGAACAAGTATGGTTGTTTCTTGGATCGTGACAAAGACGGTGTTCCCGACGAATGGGACAAGTGCCCGAACAGTTTTGAAAAAGAAATAGTGAATATGTATGGTTGCCCCATTGACTCCGATGAAGATGGTGTGCCGGACTATAGAGATCGATGCGAAAACACAGAAAAGGGAACAAAGGTCGATAGCCTTGGTTGTCGGCTAGATTTCGACCATGATGGCGTTTATAATGAAGATGACAAGTGCCCAGACACTCCCGAAAATGCGCCGGTAGATAATGAAGGTTGCCCAATCGATTCTGACAGAGATGGTATTTTCGATTACCTCGATAACTGCCCCAACACGCTTGATGGAACCGAAGTAGACATGAACGGATGCCCTATCCGTGAAAAGCAAAACCTCGATAAAATTGCAAGGCGTATTCAATTCCACAAGGGAACAGACAAACCGCTCAATTCATCGTATACGGCCTTTAGTGATGTTGTTTCGATTATGCGCCACAACAAGCGCATTGCTCTTGAAATTCAATGCAGTGTAAAGCAAGGCGAAGCAATGGTTCCGCAATCGCTTTCCGATGCTCGAGCAACAGTTATCTACGATTTCCTTGTGGGCAAGGGAATCAAGGAAGAACGCCTCAAGGCAACGGGTTACGGGCTCAATTTACCGACGAATGTACGCGGACACTCAAAGCTAAATCCCGTTGGAGTTAGACTTATACCGCACAATTTTGTTAAAGAGTAA